The following proteins are encoded in a genomic region of Methylobacterium tardum:
- a CDS encoding HD domain-containing protein: MSIRSEAAIPDSTLARAITEFVRDSETELLFNHSSRVYQFGALAGAHRGLTFDRELLYAGAMFHDLGLMPEHSSAEERFEVDGANAARDFLKAHGVPEAEVYTVWTAIALHTTPGIPVHMHPVVALVTAGVEMDVLGLTYSQYSDAEREAVVAAFPRTADFKEDIIQAFYDGIRHKPDTTFGNVKADVIADKEPGFRKGNFCSVIRASRWPGGAHAAGCSCGQHGDGAGPV; this comes from the coding sequence ATGAGCATCCGTTCCGAGGCCGCCATCCCCGACAGCACCCTCGCTCGGGCGATCACCGAATTCGTCCGCGACAGCGAGACCGAGCTGCTCTTCAACCATTCGAGCCGCGTCTATCAGTTCGGCGCGCTCGCCGGCGCGCATCGCGGCCTGACCTTCGACCGCGAGCTGCTCTACGCGGGCGCCATGTTCCACGATCTCGGTCTGATGCCCGAGCACAGCAGTGCCGAGGAACGCTTCGAGGTCGATGGGGCCAACGCCGCGCGCGACTTCCTGAAGGCGCACGGCGTGCCCGAGGCGGAGGTCTACACCGTCTGGACGGCCATCGCGCTCCACACCACGCCCGGCATTCCGGTTCACATGCATCCGGTGGTCGCCCTGGTCACGGCCGGCGTCGAGATGGATGTGCTGGGGCTGACCTACAGCCAGTATTCCGATGCCGAGCGGGAGGCGGTCGTCGCCGCCTTTCCCCGCACGGCGGATTTCAAGGAGGACATCATCCAGGCCTTCTACGACGGCATCCGGCACAAGCCGGACACCACCTTCGGCAACGTGAAGGCCGATGTCATCGCCGACAAGGAGCCGGGCTTCCGCAAGGGGAATTTCTGCAGCGTAATCCGCGCCTCCCGCTGGCCCGGCGGCGCGCATGCGGCGGGCTGCAGCTGCGGCCAGCACGGCGACGGAGCAGGCCCGGTGTGA
- a CDS encoding MDR family MFS transporter produces the protein MGSPIAVPGIPAQPAAPAPQDRLSHSEIRAIVFGLMTAMLLAALDQTIVATAMPTIGLDLGDAANLPWIVTAYLLASTAVTPLYGKLSDIHGRRIMLLIAITTFVIGSVACALAPTMVTLALARGLQGIGGGGLIALSQTILADIMSPKERARYQVVIAGVFVMASVAGPLLGGFFAQHLHWSLIFWINLPIGVLAFALTNANLKRLPRHDRQHRLDWPGAALMVAGSIALLLALSWGGVRYPWTSAPVLGLLVLAAFLGAGFAARLATAAEPLIPTEVLRNQVVYSATLAACFAMGTFIGLTIYVPIFLEGVIGLSASESGVALVPLMVGTVTGATLSGRSMIYFRHYKRVPLAMMSVSLACCAVIAWQGRALPFWLMELLFALLSMGIGTILPLSTIAIQNAVARHQLGIATASMNFFRSLGGALIVAAFGTIVLGGAADGAGGHDVESLIRGADPAQLALTFRFVFLAACLGLLLAFTFLSLMEERPLGGRSSPRMDGRGPDKPA, from the coding sequence GTGGGCAGCCCCATCGCCGTCCCCGGGATCCCCGCGCAGCCGGCTGCCCCCGCCCCGCAGGACCGCCTCAGCCACAGCGAGATCCGCGCGATCGTCTTCGGGCTGATGACCGCGATGCTGCTCGCGGCCCTCGACCAGACGATCGTGGCGACCGCGATGCCGACCATCGGGCTCGATCTCGGCGACGCCGCGAACCTCCCCTGGATCGTCACCGCCTACCTGCTGGCCTCCACGGCGGTGACCCCGCTCTACGGCAAGCTCAGCGACATCCACGGCCGGCGGATCATGCTGCTGATCGCCATCACGACCTTCGTGATCGGGTCGGTCGCCTGCGCCCTCGCCCCCACGATGGTGACTCTGGCGCTCGCCCGAGGCCTCCAGGGCATCGGCGGCGGCGGGCTGATCGCGCTATCGCAGACGATCCTCGCCGACATCATGTCGCCCAAGGAGCGGGCGCGCTACCAAGTGGTGATCGCGGGGGTGTTCGTGATGGCCTCGGTGGCGGGGCCGCTGCTCGGGGGCTTCTTCGCCCAGCACCTGCACTGGTCGCTGATCTTCTGGATCAATCTGCCGATCGGCGTCCTCGCCTTCGCGCTGACAAACGCCAACCTGAAGCGCCTGCCGCGTCACGACCGCCAGCACCGGCTCGACTGGCCCGGGGCCGCCCTGATGGTCGCGGGCTCGATCGCCCTGCTGCTGGCCCTGAGCTGGGGCGGCGTGCGCTATCCCTGGACCTCCGCACCTGTCCTCGGTCTCCTCGTCCTGGCGGCTTTTCTGGGCGCCGGCTTCGCGGCGCGGCTCGCCACGGCGGCCGAGCCGCTGATCCCCACGGAGGTGCTCAGGAATCAAGTGGTCTACAGCGCGACGCTCGCCGCCTGCTTCGCCATGGGCACGTTCATCGGGCTCACGATCTACGTGCCGATCTTCCTCGAAGGGGTGATCGGATTGTCGGCGAGCGAGTCCGGCGTGGCGCTCGTGCCGCTGATGGTCGGCACCGTCACGGGCGCAACCCTGTCGGGCCGGTCGATGATCTATTTCCGGCACTACAAGCGCGTGCCGCTGGCGATGATGAGCGTCAGCCTCGCCTGCTGCGCGGTCATCGCGTGGCAGGGGCGGGCGCTGCCCTTCTGGCTGATGGAGCTGCTGTTCGCGCTGCTCTCCATGGGGATCGGGACGATCCTGCCGCTCTCCACCATCGCGATCCAGAACGCGGTGGCGCGGCACCAACTCGGGATCGCCACCGCCTCCATGAACTTCTTCCGGTCCCTCGGCGGGGCGCTGATCGTGGCGGCCTTCGGCACGATCGTGCTCGGCGGCGCCGCGGATGGCGCAGGCGGGCACGACGTGGAGAGCCTGATCCGCGGCGCCGACCCGGCGCAGCTCGCCCTGACCTTCCGGTTCGTGTTCCTGGCCGCCTGCCTGGGACTCCTGCTGGCCTTCACGTTCCTGTCGCTCATGGAAGAGCGCCCCCTCGGCGGGCGCAGCTCGCCGAGGATGGACGGTCGGGGGCCGGATAAGCCGGCCTGA
- a CDS encoding TIGR03862 family flavoprotein has translation MPDYTTDIAIVGGGPAGLAAAEVLAQAGRAVTVYERMPSVARKLLIAGRGGLNLTHSEPRADFLARYHPAGALDAAIAAFPPEALRAWCAELGEPTFVGSSGRVFPQSFKASPLLRAWLARLDRLGVRIRTRHRLTGIAEALQFETPDGPLAIRPRATLLALGGASWPRLGSDGRWVPLLEGLGVAVAPLRPANAGFAVAWSDLFRERFSGTPLKRVALACDGAAVRGEAVVTEAGLEGGAIYALSRPLREAIAAGGSARLVVDLRPDLTQEALARRLSGARPGDSAATRLRKAAGLAPVAAGLLREAAGAALPADPGALAGLIKAAPLTLTASAPIERAISTAGGVRLDALDGRSMLRDHPGLFLAGEMLDWEAPTGGYLLQGAFAGGRAAAAGMCDWLRDTGG, from the coding sequence ATGCCGGATTACACGACAGACATCGCCATCGTGGGTGGCGGTCCCGCCGGTCTGGCGGCGGCCGAGGTGCTGGCGCAGGCCGGCCGCGCGGTCACGGTCTACGAGCGTATGCCCTCCGTGGCCCGCAAGCTGCTGATCGCCGGCCGGGGCGGCCTCAACCTCACCCACAGCGAGCCGCGGGCCGATTTCCTCGCGCGCTATCATCCGGCCGGCGCCCTGGACGCCGCCATCGCGGCCTTCCCGCCCGAGGCGTTGCGGGCTTGGTGCGCGGAACTCGGCGAGCCGACCTTCGTCGGGTCGAGCGGGCGCGTCTTCCCGCAGAGCTTCAAGGCCTCGCCGCTGCTGCGGGCGTGGCTGGCGCGTCTCGACCGCCTCGGCGTCCGGATCCGCACCCGCCACCGTCTCACGGGGATCGCCGAGGCGCTTCAGTTCGAGACGCCGGATGGTCCCCTGGCGATCCGGCCGCGGGCGACTCTCCTGGCGCTCGGCGGGGCGAGCTGGCCGCGGCTCGGCTCTGACGGACGCTGGGTGCCGCTCCTCGAAGGGCTCGGCGTGGCGGTGGCGCCCCTGCGCCCGGCCAATGCCGGGTTCGCGGTGGCGTGGTCCGACCTGTTCCGGGAGCGCTTTTCGGGCACGCCGCTGAAGCGGGTCGCGCTGGCCTGCGACGGCGCCGCGGTGCGGGGCGAGGCCGTGGTCACGGAAGCCGGCCTCGAGGGCGGGGCCATCTACGCGCTCTCGCGCCCCCTGCGCGAGGCGATCGCGGCCGGAGGCAGCGCGCGGCTCGTCGTGGATCTCCGCCCGGACCTGACCCAGGAGGCCCTCGCCCGCCGCCTGTCCGGCGCTCGGCCGGGGGACTCGGCCGCGACCCGGCTGCGCAAGGCCGCGGGCCTCGCCCCCGTCGCGGCGGGGCTGCTGCGCGAGGCGGCCGGCGCCGCCCTTCCGGCGGATCCCGGGGCGCTCGCCGGGCTGATCAAGGCCGCGCCGCTCACACTCACCGCCTCCGCGCCGATCGAGCGGGCGATCTCGACGGCGGGCGGGGTCCGGCTCGACGCCCTCGACGGGCGGTCCATGCTGCGCGACCATCCCGGCCTGTTCCTGGCCGGCGAGATGCTCGACTGGGAGGCCCCGACCGGCGGCTACCTGCTCCAGGGCGCCTTCGCGGGCGGCCGCGCGGCCGCCGCCGGGATGTGCGACTGGCTGCGCGACACCGGCGGCTGA
- a CDS encoding collagen-like protein produces the protein MRPALALMILLTLSGAALGQQPDPPGAAGPDPAAAARSRPARPKVRRPQVPSQPIMVYDARIEAGDLRISGSVRKPGAIVVMDDDISIQADRRGRFTFRLPYRPSTCVVTLKSDPDEREAAIANCAPEGPPGPPGPQGAAGPPGETGPKGDQGPKGDQGPKGETGPQGETGAKGDAGSQGPVGPQGAPGPKGEPGTPGLQGPPGSRGQAGPQGGPGPKGEAAASTLRPVRKPDCAGGCMITCEAGEALVTAHCLKAGTPVYDGEGASCPAEASGIVGFCTRP, from the coding sequence ATGCGCCCAGCCCTCGCCCTGATGATCCTGCTCACCCTGTCGGGGGCAGCACTCGGCCAGCAGCCGGATCCGCCGGGGGCCGCAGGCCCGGACCCGGCCGCCGCCGCGCGGTCGCGCCCGGCCCGGCCGAAGGTGCGGCGCCCGCAGGTCCCCAGCCAGCCGATCATGGTCTACGACGCGCGGATCGAGGCCGGTGACCTGCGCATCTCCGGCTCGGTGCGCAAGCCGGGCGCGATCGTGGTGATGGACGACGACATCTCGATTCAGGCCGACCGGCGCGGACGCTTCACCTTCCGGCTGCCCTACCGGCCGTCGACCTGCGTGGTGACGCTGAAATCCGATCCGGACGAGCGGGAGGCCGCCATCGCGAACTGCGCCCCCGAGGGTCCTCCGGGACCGCCCGGCCCTCAGGGCGCCGCGGGGCCGCCCGGCGAGACCGGCCCCAAAGGGGATCAGGGTCCGAAGGGCGATCAAGGACCCAAGGGTGAGACGGGGCCTCAGGGCGAGACCGGCGCGAAGGGAGATGCCGGTTCTCAGGGTCCGGTCGGTCCGCAGGGCGCACCGGGTCCGAAGGGTGAGCCGGGGACCCCGGGCCTCCAGGGGCCCCCGGGTTCCAGGGGCCAAGCCGGACCGCAGGGTGGGCCGGGCCCGAAGGGCGAAGCCGCGGCCTCCACGCTGCGGCCGGTGCGCAAGCCCGACTGCGCGGGCGGCTGCATGATCACCTGCGAGGCCGGTGAGGCGCTCGTCACCGCCCATTGCCTCAAGGCCGGCACGCCGGTCTACGACGGAGAGGGCGCCAGCTGCCCGGCCGAGGCTTCGGGGATCGTCGGCTTCTGTACGCGGCCCTGA
- a CDS encoding ImuA family protein: MGLDPADEAERQPARSESRERLAALRARLAPPVDGRDRRPVLPLGLPALDTHLPGGGLVLGPPHEIAPAEPADAIAALGFALALCARHLALEPGEALIAAAPGQPLPYGHGLAGLGLDPGRLLLLEAGSDAEVFRALEAALHARALTALIGLLRDGMPLKPGRRLQLAAEGSAPPLLLILRPAPAGLPNGAATRWRIAAAPAARDRFGTLDRPRWRARLERCRNGRGGDWLLEWDHAAHRLHLPEPLAGDAAATGRSRA; the protein is encoded by the coding sequence ATGGGGCTGGACCCTGCGGACGAAGCCGAGCGGCAGCCCGCGCGCAGCGAGTCCCGAGAGCGGCTGGCAGCCCTGCGGGCGCGCCTCGCACCGCCGGTCGACGGCCGGGACCGACGACCGGTCCTGCCCCTGGGCCTGCCCGCCCTCGATACGCACCTGCCCGGCGGCGGCCTCGTCCTCGGGCCGCCCCACGAGATCGCGCCGGCCGAGCCCGCGGACGCGATCGCGGCCCTGGGCTTCGCCCTGGCGCTCTGCGCTCGCCATCTCGCCCTGGAGCCGGGCGAGGCGCTGATCGCCGCCGCGCCCGGCCAGCCCCTGCCCTACGGGCACGGCCTGGCCGGCCTCGGCCTCGACCCTGGCCGTCTGCTGCTTCTGGAGGCCGGCAGCGATGCCGAGGTGTTCCGCGCCCTGGAGGCGGCCCTGCACGCGCGGGCGCTCACGGCCCTGATCGGCCTCCTGCGGGACGGGATGCCGCTGAAGCCGGGCCGGCGCCTGCAACTCGCCGCAGAAGGATCCGCGCCGCCCCTCCTGTTGATCCTGCGGCCGGCACCCGCCGGGCTGCCCAACGGGGCCGCAACCCGCTGGCGGATCGCCGCGGCACCCGCGGCGCGGGACCGGTTCGGCACCCTCGACCGGCCGCGCTGGCGGGCGCGGCTCGAACGCTGCCGCAACGGGCGCGGCGGCGACTGGCTTCTGGAGTGGGACCATGCCGCGCATCGTCTGCATCTGCCTGAGCCACTGGCCGGTGACGCGGCTGCGACGGGCCGGTCTCGCGCCTGA
- a CDS encoding DUF6504 family protein — translation MLFPRGEAACDVLSTVPEGPPRRFRWRAQIHQVTHAEGPERIAAEWWREPGKDRDYYRIECEAGHRLWLYRDGPHAPDRPAAWYVHGLFA, via the coding sequence GTGCTGTTCCCCCGGGGCGAGGCCGCCTGCGACGTGCTCTCGACCGTCCCGGAGGGGCCGCCCAGGCGCTTTCGCTGGCGCGCGCAGATCCACCAGGTCACCCATGCCGAGGGGCCGGAGCGGATCGCCGCCGAATGGTGGCGCGAGCCTGGAAAAGACCGCGACTATTACCGCATCGAGTGCGAGGCCGGGCACCGGCTCTGGCTCTACCGCGACGGCCCGCACGCGCCCGACCGACCGGCCGCGTGGTACGTCCACGGGCTGTTCGCGTGA
- a CDS encoding error-prone DNA polymerase: MSGSENVPYAELAVTTNFSFLHGAAHPQEFVVQAASYGLRAIGIADRNTVAGVVRAHAAARALEAEGPKIRVLPGVRLVTEEGFEAVTYPMDRAAWGRLCRLLTLGNRRVRKGDCRFSFAELLEAAEGQMFIAMPPARRLPEGFRARLEALAAAAPGRTFLGASHTRRGDERRRLGLLAELGAASGAPMVAVSDALYHHPERRPLQDVVTCIREGCRIEDAGYRLEANAERHLKPAAEMARLFADYPEALARTVEIAEACDFSLSQLHYEYPEEPVPPGRTPQEYLEEKTWERARWRYAGDIPDPVAKTLRDELRLIATMNYARYFLTLFDVVEFARGQGILCQGRGSAANSAVCFCLGITAVDPSKHRLLFARFISENRGEPPDIDVDFEHERREEVIQHLYARYGRERAALCATVIHYRPRMAIREVGKVLGLTEDVTAAIADTVWGSWGTGMPDQHVREAGLDPENPAIRQALDLAHQLIGFPRHLSQHVGGFVLTRGRLDETVPVGNGAMADRTFIEWDKDDIDAIGLMKVDVLALGMLTCLKRGLDFLEKDHGTFYATLADLPQDDPETYAMLAKADSVGVFQVESRAQMSMLPRLKPKEFYDLVVQVAIVRPGPIQGDMVHPYLRRRSGIDPVEYPAPHPEHGPADELKEVLQKTYGVPLFQEHAMQIAITAAGFTPAEADGLRRAMATFRHVGSIGGFAEKFVGGMTRRGYPTDFAERCFAQIRGFSTYGFPESHAASFALLVYASAWMKCRHPDVFLAAILNAQPMGFYQPAQLVRDARAHGVEVRGVCVNASDWDCTLEPAGNPALHAVRIGLRVVRGLPEAAMRRLVRLRANGYASIEGLQAALALPRNTLERLAEADAFRSLGLDRRAALWMVRTLEGTSARKAAKADGSARRAHLLDAPLPLFAWHADDGLFRHEPAVELPSLAPSEAVAEDYAATGLSLQGHPVAFFRGRLARIGAIPARAHLDPALPQGARVTVAGLVLIRQRPGTAKGVVFLTLEDETGIANVIVWKAVFEANRRAAMQARFLAVRGRIQRADGVVHLVAEGFRDLTASLRDLREAGLKLPPETTDFGVPPDRRVYRSRDFH; this comes from the coding sequence GTGAGCGGCTCGGAAAACGTCCCCTACGCCGAACTCGCCGTCACCACGAACTTCTCCTTCCTGCACGGCGCCGCGCACCCGCAGGAATTCGTGGTGCAGGCGGCTTCCTACGGCCTCAGGGCTATCGGCATCGCCGACCGCAACACCGTGGCTGGCGTTGTGCGGGCGCACGCGGCAGCGCGGGCGCTCGAAGCGGAGGGCCCGAAGATCCGGGTCCTGCCGGGGGTGCGCCTCGTCACCGAGGAGGGGTTCGAGGCCGTCACCTACCCGATGGACCGGGCGGCCTGGGGGCGCCTGTGCCGGCTGCTCACGCTCGGCAACCGCCGTGTCCGCAAGGGCGACTGCCGCTTCTCCTTCGCCGAGTTGCTGGAGGCTGCCGAGGGGCAGATGTTCATCGCCATGCCCCCGGCGCGGCGCCTGCCGGAGGGTTTTCGGGCGCGGCTGGAGGCGCTCGCCGCCGCGGCGCCGGGCCGGACCTTTCTCGGAGCGAGCCACACGCGGCGCGGCGACGAGCGGCGGCGCCTGGGGCTGCTCGCGGAGCTCGGCGCGGCCTCGGGCGCCCCGATGGTCGCGGTTTCGGACGCGCTCTACCACCATCCCGAAAGGCGCCCGTTGCAGGACGTGGTCACCTGCATCCGCGAAGGCTGCCGGATCGAGGACGCCGGCTACCGCCTGGAGGCCAATGCCGAGCGCCACCTCAAGCCCGCCGCCGAGATGGCGCGGCTGTTCGCCGATTATCCTGAAGCGCTCGCCCGCACCGTCGAGATCGCCGAGGCCTGCGACTTCAGCCTGTCGCAGCTGCATTACGAGTATCCGGAAGAGCCCGTGCCCCCCGGGCGCACGCCGCAGGAATATCTGGAGGAGAAGACCTGGGAGCGGGCGCGCTGGCGCTATGCCGGCGACATCCCGGATCCCGTCGCGAAGACGCTGCGCGACGAGCTGCGGCTCATCGCGACGATGAACTACGCCCGCTACTTCCTGACCCTGTTCGACGTGGTCGAGTTCGCCCGCGGACAGGGCATCCTCTGCCAGGGCCGGGGCTCGGCGGCCAATTCCGCCGTGTGCTTCTGCCTCGGCATCACCGCGGTGGACCCGTCGAAGCACCGACTGCTCTTCGCCCGCTTCATCTCGGAGAATCGCGGCGAGCCCCCCGACATCGACGTCGATTTCGAGCACGAGCGCCGCGAGGAGGTGATCCAGCACCTCTACGCCCGCTACGGCCGCGAGCGCGCCGCCCTCTGCGCCACGGTGATCCACTATCGCCCGCGCATGGCGATCCGCGAGGTCGGCAAGGTCCTGGGCCTGACCGAGGACGTGACCGCGGCGATCGCCGACACGGTCTGGGGTTCCTGGGGCACCGGCATGCCGGACCAGCACGTCCGCGAGGCCGGCCTCGACCCGGAGAACCCCGCGATCCGGCAGGCGCTCGACCTCGCCCACCAGCTGATCGGCTTCCCCCGCCACCTGTCGCAGCATGTCGGCGGCTTCGTGCTGACCCGCGGGCGCCTCGACGAGACCGTGCCGGTGGGCAACGGCGCCATGGCGGACCGCACCTTCATCGAGTGGGACAAGGACGACATCGACGCGATCGGCCTGATGAAGGTCGACGTGCTGGCGCTCGGCATGCTGACCTGCCTCAAGCGCGGCCTCGATTTTTTGGAGAAGGATCACGGCACCTTCTACGCGACCCTGGCCGACCTGCCGCAGGACGATCCCGAGACCTACGCGATGCTGGCGAAGGCCGATTCCGTCGGCGTGTTCCAGGTCGAGAGCCGGGCACAGATGTCGATGCTGCCGCGCCTCAAGCCCAAGGAGTTCTACGACCTCGTGGTGCAGGTGGCGATCGTGCGTCCCGGCCCGATCCAGGGTGACATGGTCCATCCCTACCTGCGCCGCCGCTCCGGGATCGACCCGGTCGAGTACCCCGCGCCGCATCCGGAGCACGGCCCGGCGGACGAGCTGAAGGAGGTCCTGCAGAAGACCTACGGGGTGCCGCTGTTCCAGGAGCACGCCATGCAGATCGCCATCACGGCGGCGGGCTTCACCCCGGCCGAGGCCGATGGCCTGCGCCGGGCGATGGCGACCTTCCGCCATGTCGGCTCGATCGGCGGCTTCGCGGAGAAGTTCGTCGGCGGCATGACCCGCCGGGGCTACCCGACGGACTTCGCCGAGCGCTGCTTCGCCCAGATCCGCGGCTTCTCGACCTACGGCTTCCCGGAGAGCCACGCGGCGAGCTTCGCGCTGCTCGTCTACGCCTCGGCCTGGATGAAGTGCCGGCACCCCGACGTCTTCCTGGCCGCGATCCTCAACGCCCAGCCGATGGGCTTCTACCAGCCGGCCCAGCTGGTGCGCGACGCCCGGGCCCACGGGGTCGAGGTGCGGGGCGTCTGCGTCAACGCCAGCGACTGGGACTGCACCCTGGAGCCGGCCGGGAATCCCGCGCTGCACGCCGTGCGGATCGGCCTGCGCGTGGTGCGCGGCCTGCCCGAGGCCGCGATGCGCCGGCTCGTGCGGCTGCGGGCCAACGGCTATGCCAGCATCGAGGGCCTTCAGGCCGCCCTCGCCCTGCCCCGCAACACCCTGGAGCGCCTGGCCGAGGCCGATGCGTTCCGCTCGCTCGGCCTCGACCGGCGCGCCGCCCTGTGGATGGTCCGCACCCTGGAAGGGACCTCGGCCCGCAAGGCCGCGAAGGCCGATGGCAGCGCGCGCCGGGCTCATCTGCTGGACGCGCCCCTGCCGCTCTTCGCTTGGCACGCCGATGACGGCCTGTTCCGGCACGAGCCGGCGGTGGAGCTGCCGTCCCTGGCCCCGTCCGAGGCGGTGGCCGAGGATTACGCCGCCACCGGCCTGTCCCTGCAGGGGCACCCGGTCGCGTTCTTCCGGGGGCGCCTCGCCCGGATCGGCGCGATCCCGGCCCGGGCCCATCTCGATCCGGCCCTGCCCCAGGGGGCGCGGGTCACGGTGGCGGGTCTCGTGCTGATCCGTCAGCGGCCGGGCACCGCCAAGGGCGTGGTCTTCCTGACCCTGGAGGATGAGACCGGCATCGCCAACGTGATCGTCTGGAAGGCGGTGTTCGAGGCCAACCGCCGGGCCGCCATGCAGGCCCGGTTCCTCGCCGTGCGCGGCCGGATCCAGCGGGCGGACGGGGTGGTCCACCTCGTGGCAGAGGGGTTTCGCGACCTCACCGCATCGCTCCGCGACCTGCGCGAGGCCGGCCTGAAGCTGCCGCCCGAGACCACGGATTTCGGCGTGCCCCCGGACCGGCGCGTGTATCGAAGCCGGGATTTCCACTGA